A stretch of Halostagnicola kamekurae DNA encodes these proteins:
- a CDS encoding homocitrate synthase/isopropylmalate synthase family protein, which produces MQCLHQTTALIPVRAVEFFQGTLDSTEEIETARVFDTTLRDGEQSPGTSFSYDDKRQIASILDEMGTHVIEAGFPVNSDAEFEAVRDIASATNTTTCGLARVVDADIEAALDSGVEMVHVFVSTSDVQIEDSMHATRDQVVQNAVESVERVVDAGATCMFSPMDATRTDEAFLIDVIEAVTEAGTDWINIPDTCGVATPGRFQAMIEKVCAHTDARVDVHTHDDFGLATANAIAGIEAGADQAQVSVNSIGERAGNAAYEEFVMSVESLYQVDTGIDTTRITELSDIVEDKSGMETPGNKPVVGDNAFSHESGIHAAGVIENSDTFEPGVMTPEMVGAERKLVMGKHTGTHSVRERLHERGFDPTDEQVRAVTRRVKDYGAEKRRVTVSDLERFAEEADVERTQEREEVRA; this is translated from the coding sequence AGTTCTTCCAGGGCACGTTAGATTCCACTGAAGAAATCGAAACTGCTCGAGTCTTCGATACGACGCTCCGGGATGGCGAACAGTCCCCTGGAACGTCGTTCTCTTACGACGACAAGCGCCAGATCGCCTCGATCTTGGACGAGATGGGCACCCACGTAATCGAAGCTGGGTTCCCCGTCAACTCCGACGCGGAGTTCGAGGCAGTCCGGGATATTGCTTCGGCAACCAACACGACGACCTGCGGGTTAGCCCGCGTCGTCGATGCGGATATCGAAGCGGCGTTAGATTCCGGCGTCGAGATGGTTCACGTCTTCGTGAGCACGAGCGACGTCCAGATCGAAGATTCGATGCACGCCACACGAGACCAGGTCGTACAGAACGCAGTCGAGTCGGTCGAGCGCGTCGTCGACGCGGGAGCAACCTGTATGTTCTCCCCGATGGACGCGACGAGAACCGACGAGGCGTTCCTGATAGACGTGATCGAAGCGGTCACCGAGGCGGGAACCGACTGGATCAACATCCCCGACACCTGCGGCGTCGCCACGCCCGGCCGATTCCAGGCGATGATCGAGAAGGTATGTGCACACACCGACGCGCGCGTCGACGTCCACACCCACGACGACTTCGGGTTGGCGACCGCGAACGCGATCGCCGGCATCGAAGCCGGCGCCGATCAGGCCCAGGTATCGGTCAACTCCATCGGCGAGCGGGCGGGCAACGCCGCCTACGAGGAGTTCGTCATGTCCGTCGAATCCCTCTACCAGGTCGATACCGGTATCGACACTACGCGGATCACGGAGCTCTCCGACATCGTCGAGGACAAAAGCGGCATGGAGACGCCGGGCAACAAGCCCGTCGTCGGCGACAACGCCTTCTCTCACGAGAGCGGCATCCACGCCGCGGGCGTGATCGAAAACTCCGACACGTTCGAACCGGGCGTCATGACCCCCGAGATGGTCGGAGCCGAACGCAAACTGGTCATGGGCAAACACACCGGCACGCACTCCGTCCGCGAGCGCCTGCACGAACGCGGGTTCGATCCCACCGACGAGCAGGTTCGCGCGGTCACCCGACGGGTCAAAGACTACGGCGCCGAAAAGCGCCGCGTCACCGTCAGCGACTTAGAGCGCTTCGCCGAGGAGGCCGACGTCGAGCGCACACAGGAAAGAGAGGAGGTGCGCGCCTAG
- the ilvB gene encoding biosynthetic-type acetolactate synthase large subunit gives MSERATSVTSPTDTDEPGEQHADESTASDASTPTADGETEKAPVTTGAQSVIRALENAGVEYAFGVQGGAIMPVYDALYDSDIYHVTMAHEQGAAHAADAYGIVSGEPGICLATSGPGATNLVTGIADADMDSDPMLALTGQVARDFVGNDAFQETDTTGVTTPVTKDNTFASDPDTVGSDVSEAFALAREGRPGPTLVDLPKDVSNADTDCEPDEPTVPDTYEVQERADPEIVEQAARRIENSSKPALLLGGGVIKGEASEACREFAIEHEIPVITTMPGIGSFPEDHELSMEMAGMHGTGYANMAITHCDTLIGIGTRFDDRLTGGIETFAPDAELIHVDIDPAEISKNIHADYPLIGDAETVVTQLAEEMESSPQATKWRAQCQQWKSDYSMAYDAPEDRPIQPEFVVEALDEATSDRAVVTTGVGQHQMWACQYWTFTEPRTWVSSHGLGAMGYGLPSAIGARIAADDDQEVVCIDGDGSFLMTLQGLSVAVRENLDITVVVLNNEYIGMVRQWQDAFFEGRHSASEYNWMPEFDKLAEAFGARGFRIDEYDEVPDTIEEALSYDGPSVIDAHIDPQANVYPMVPSGGDNGQFALAEDQL, from the coding sequence ATGAGCGAACGCGCGACCTCGGTCACGTCACCGACCGACACGGACGAACCAGGGGAACAGCACGCGGACGAATCGACGGCGTCGGACGCGTCGACGCCAACGGCGGACGGAGAAACCGAGAAAGCGCCCGTCACGACGGGCGCGCAGTCGGTCATCCGGGCCCTCGAGAACGCGGGCGTCGAGTACGCATTCGGCGTGCAAGGCGGCGCGATCATGCCCGTCTACGACGCGCTGTACGATTCGGACATCTACCACGTGACGATGGCCCACGAACAGGGGGCCGCCCACGCGGCCGACGCCTACGGCATCGTCTCGGGCGAACCGGGCATCTGCCTGGCGACCTCGGGGCCGGGGGCGACGAACCTCGTCACGGGGATCGCGGACGCCGACATGGATTCGGATCCGATGCTCGCGCTAACCGGACAGGTCGCGCGAGATTTCGTCGGCAACGACGCGTTTCAGGAGACCGATACGACCGGCGTCACGACGCCGGTGACCAAGGACAACACGTTCGCGAGCGATCCGGACACGGTCGGCTCGGACGTGAGCGAAGCGTTCGCGCTCGCACGCGAGGGCCGACCGGGACCGACACTGGTCGACCTCCCGAAGGACGTCTCGAACGCGGACACCGACTGCGAGCCCGACGAACCGACGGTTCCGGACACCTACGAGGTTCAGGAGCGCGCCGATCCCGAAATCGTCGAACAGGCCGCGCGACGGATCGAGAACTCGAGCAAACCCGCCCTGCTACTCGGCGGCGGCGTCATCAAGGGCGAGGCCAGCGAGGCCTGCCGCGAGTTCGCGATCGAACACGAGATCCCGGTCATCACGACGATGCCCGGCATCGGTTCGTTCCCGGAGGATCACGAACTGTCGATGGAGATGGCCGGCATGCACGGCACCGGCTACGCCAACATGGCGATCACCCACTGTGACACCTTAATCGGCATCGGAACGCGCTTCGACGACCGCCTGACCGGCGGCATCGAGACGTTCGCGCCCGACGCCGAACTGATCCACGTCGACATCGATCCGGCGGAGATCTCGAAGAACATCCATGCAGACTATCCGCTGATCGGCGACGCCGAGACGGTCGTCACGCAACTGGCCGAGGAGATGGAGTCCTCGCCACAGGCGACGAAGTGGCGGGCCCAGTGTCAGCAGTGGAAGTCCGACTACTCGATGGCCTACGACGCTCCCGAAGACAGGCCGATCCAGCCGGAGTTCGTCGTCGAAGCCCTAGACGAGGCGACCAGCGATCGAGCGGTCGTGACCACCGGCGTCGGCCAACACCAGATGTGGGCCTGCCAGTACTGGACGTTCACCGAGCCGCGCACGTGGGTCTCGAGTCACGGGCTGGGCGCGATGGGCTACGGCCTGCCCTCGGCGATCGGCGCGCGCATCGCCGCCGACGACGACCAGGAGGTCGTCTGCATCGACGGCGACGGCTCGTTCCTGATGACGCTGCAGGGCCTCTCTGTCGCGGTTCGGGAGAACCTCGACATCACCGTCGTCGTGCTCAACAACGAGTACATCGGCATGGTTCGACAGTGGCAGGACGCCTTCTTCGAGGGTCGTCACTCCGCTTCCGAGTACAATTGGATGCCCGAGTTCGACAAACTCGCCGAGGCCTTCGGCGCGAGAGGGTTCCGGATCGACGAGTACGACGAGGTCCCAGACACCATCGAGGAGGCGCTTTCCTACGACGGGCCGTCCGTTATCGACGCGCATATCGATCCGCAGGCGAACGTCTACCCGATGGTGCCAAGCGGCGGCGACAACGGCCAGTTCGCGCTGGCGGAGGACCAGCTATGA
- the ilvN gene encoding acetolactate synthase small subunit produces the protein MTGGLDGPAPEERPTPTGRRTAQGIRVDPEVEAEHEPRRTVISALVEHEPGVLSDVSGLFSRRQFNIESLTVGPTDDEDRARITLVVEEPDPGIEQIKKQLRKLVPVVSVRELEPDAMRRELALVKVNAMRPDQVAAVAEMYGATTVDASPETATVEITGSDQKIDAAIEAFSQFGIREISRTGTTALARGTTDTARETPPEESAQQTNPQQPHADDD, from the coding sequence ATGACCGGCGGACTCGACGGCCCGGCCCCCGAGGAACGCCCGACGCCGACGGGACGGCGGACCGCACAGGGGATCCGCGTCGATCCCGAAGTGGAGGCCGAACACGAACCGCGCCGAACCGTGATCTCGGCGCTCGTCGAGCACGAACCCGGCGTGCTCTCGGACGTCTCGGGGCTGTTCTCGAGACGGCAGTTCAACATCGAGAGCCTGACCGTCGGCCCCACCGACGACGAGGACCGAGCGCGGATCACCCTCGTCGTTGAGGAACCCGACCCCGGCATCGAACAGATCAAGAAACAACTCCGGAAGCTCGTTCCGGTCGTCTCGGTTCGCGAACTCGAGCCGGACGCGATGCGGCGCGAACTCGCGCTCGTGAAGGTCAACGCGATGCGTCCCGATCAGGTCGCCGCAGTCGCGGAGATGTACGGCGCCACGACCGTCGACGCCTCGCCCGAGACGGCGACCGTCGAGATCACCGGTAGCGATCAGAAGATCGACGCGGCGATCGAGGCGTTCAGCCAGTTCGGGATCCGCGAGATCTCCCGAACCGGAACGACGGCGTTGGCGCGGGGGACGACCGATACCGCTCGCGAGACGCCGCCGGAGGAATCGGCACAGCAAACGAACCCGCAACAACCACACGCAGACGATGACTGA
- the ilvC gene encoding ketol-acid reductoisomerase, whose protein sequence is MTDEFTTEIHYEEDVDESHLANSTVAVLGYGSQGHAHALNLHESGVDVIVGLRENSSSREPARAEGLEVATAAEAAKQADIVSVLVPDTVQPAVYEEIEPHLEEGDTLQFAHGFNIHYNQIRPPEHVDVTMIAPKSPGHLVRRNYERGEGTPGLLAVYQDTTGDAKERALAYAKGIGCARAGVVETTFREETETDLFGEQAVLCGGIAELIKVGYETLVDAGYSEEMAYFECMNEMKLIVDLMYEGGLGAMWDSVSDTAEYGGLTRGDEIIDDNVRANMDEVLEQVQNGEFATEWVAENQANRPVYTQLNQAEKDHEIEEVGERLRALFAWEGEGEDEDEKTRVQAD, encoded by the coding sequence ATGACTGACGAATTCACCACCGAAATCCACTACGAAGAAGACGTAGATGAATCGCACCTCGCAAATTCCACCGTCGCCGTACTCGGCTACGGCAGCCAGGGTCACGCCCACGCGCTGAACCTCCACGAGAGCGGCGTCGACGTGATCGTCGGCCTTCGCGAGAACTCCTCCTCGAGAGAGCCGGCACGCGCGGAAGGACTCGAGGTCGCGACCGCCGCCGAGGCGGCGAAGCAGGCCGACATCGTGTCCGTGCTGGTCCCCGATACGGTCCAGCCGGCCGTCTACGAGGAGATCGAACCGCACCTCGAAGAGGGCGACACGCTCCAGTTCGCTCACGGCTTTAACATCCACTACAACCAGATCCGGCCGCCCGAACACGTCGACGTGACGATGATCGCGCCCAAATCGCCGGGCCACCTGGTGCGGCGCAACTACGAGCGCGGCGAGGGAACCCCCGGACTGCTCGCGGTCTATCAGGACACGACCGGCGACGCGAAGGAACGCGCGCTCGCGTACGCGAAGGGGATCGGTTGCGCTCGAGCGGGCGTCGTCGAAACGACGTTCCGCGAAGAGACCGAAACCGACCTCTTCGGCGAGCAGGCCGTCCTCTGTGGCGGGATCGCCGAGCTGATCAAGGTCGGCTACGAGACGCTCGTCGACGCCGGCTACAGCGAGGAGATGGCCTACTTCGAGTGCATGAACGAGATGAAACTCATCGTCGACCTGATGTACGAGGGCGGCCTCGGCGCGATGTGGGACTCGGTTTCGGACACCGCCGAGTACGGCGGGCTCACCCGCGGCGACGAGATCATCGACGACAACGTTCGCGCCAACATGGACGAAGTGCTCGAGCAGGTCCAAAACGGCGAGTTCGCGACCGAGTGGGTCGCGGAGAATCAGGCCAACCGGCCGGTATACACGCAGCTGAACCAGGCCGAGAAGGACCACGAGATCGAGGAGGTCGGCGAGCGGCTTCGCGCCCTCTTCGCGTGGGAAGGCGAGGGAGAAGACGAGGACGAGAAAACGCGCGTTCAGGCGGACTGA
- the leuC gene encoding 3-isopropylmalate dehydratase large subunit, translating to MSEGTLYDKVWDRHKVTTLPTGQDQLFVGLHLIHEVTSPQAFGMLEERDLEVAYPELTHATVDHIVPTADQSRPYAEDSAEEMMSELEQNVREAGIEFSDPTTGDQGIVHVIGPEQGLTQPGKTIVCGDSHTSTHGAFGALAFGIGTSQIRDVLATGTIAMEKQKVRKIEITGELDDGVEAKDVILEIISRLGTEGGVGYVYEYAGEAIESLGMEGRMSICNMSIEGGARAGYVNPDETTYEWLEETDYFQENPEKFEELKPYWDSIASDDDAEYDDVVTIDGSELEPVVTWGTTPGQGIGVTDPIPAPEDLPADKEDTARRAQEHMRVEPGETMEGYDIDVAFLGSCTNARLPDLRRGAEIVEGRQVDDDVRALVVPGSQRVQETAEKEGLKDIYEEAGFEWRNAGCSMCLGMNEDQLEGDEACASSSNRNFVGRQGSKDGRTVLMNPRMVAAAAITGEVTDVRELKEVSTA from the coding sequence ATGAGCGAGGGAACACTCTACGACAAGGTGTGGGATCGGCACAAAGTTACGACGCTTCCGACCGGGCAGGATCAACTGTTCGTCGGACTGCATCTCATTCACGAGGTCACCAGTCCGCAGGCGTTCGGCATGCTCGAGGAACGCGACCTCGAGGTCGCCTACCCCGAACTGACTCACGCGACGGTCGATCACATCGTTCCGACAGCCGATCAGTCTCGGCCCTACGCCGAGGACTCGGCCGAGGAGATGATGTCCGAACTCGAGCAGAACGTCCGCGAGGCGGGCATCGAGTTTTCGGACCCGACGACGGGCGATCAGGGGATCGTCCACGTCATCGGGCCGGAGCAGGGACTCACCCAGCCCGGCAAGACCATCGTCTGCGGGGACTCCCATACGAGCACCCACGGCGCGTTCGGCGCGCTGGCGTTCGGTATCGGGACCTCGCAGATCCGCGACGTCCTCGCGACGGGGACCATCGCGATGGAGAAACAGAAGGTTCGAAAGATCGAGATCACCGGCGAGCTCGACGACGGCGTGGAGGCCAAAGATGTCATCCTCGAGATCATCAGCCGGCTGGGCACCGAAGGCGGCGTCGGCTACGTCTACGAGTACGCCGGCGAAGCCATCGAGAGTCTCGGCATGGAAGGTCGGATGTCGATCTGTAACATGTCCATCGAGGGCGGCGCTCGAGCGGGCTACGTAAACCCCGACGAGACCACCTACGAGTGGCTCGAGGAGACCGACTACTTCCAGGAGAATCCCGAGAAGTTCGAAGAGCTGAAACCCTACTGGGACTCGATCGCGAGCGACGACGACGCCGAGTACGACGACGTCGTCACCATCGACGGCTCGGAGCTCGAGCCGGTCGTCACCTGGGGGACGACCCCCGGCCAGGGAATCGGCGTTACCGATCCGATCCCGGCACCGGAGGACCTCCCCGCAGACAAGGAAGACACCGCGCGACGCGCCCAGGAACACATGCGAGTCGAACCCGGCGAGACGATGGAAGGCTACGACATCGACGTCGCCTTCCTCGGCTCGTGTACCAACGCCCGACTGCCCGACCTCCGACGCGGTGCCGAGATCGTCGAGGGTCGACAGGTCGACGACGACGTTCGCGCGCTCGTCGTCCCCGGCAGTCAGCGCGTCCAGGAAACGGCGGAGAAAGAGGGCCTCAAGGACATCTACGAGGAAGCCGGCTTCGAGTGGCGAAACGCCGGCTGTTCGATGTGTCTGGGCATGAACGAAGACCAACTCGAGGGTGACGAGGCCTGTGCCTCCTCTTCGAACCGGAACTTCGTCGGCCGGCAGGGAAGCAAGGACGGGCGCACCGTCCTCATGAACCCGCGGATGGTCGCCGCGGCGGCGATCACCGGCGAGGTCACTGACGTGCGCGAATTGAAGGAGGTGTCGACCGCATGA